GAGGGGGAGCGGGAAGAGCTTTTCCAAGGTCAACGTCAACATAGTTGAAAGGCTCAGCAATTCAATGATGAGGGGCGGCACAGGCGGCAAGGTCAGCGGCCACATAATAAGGACGAAAGGGAGGCTGCAGGGCAAGAAGATAAAGTCAATAAGGATCATAGAGAAAGCTTTCGAGACAGTCGCAAAGCAGACCGGGAAAAACCCGCTCCAGGTGCTGGTCATGGCACTGGAGAACAGCGCGCCAATAGAGGACACGACAAGGGTTGTGTACGGCGGCATAAAATCGAACGTAGCGGTTGACATAAGCGCGAGCAGGAGGCTGGACATAGCACTGAGGAACATAGCGATGTCAGCAATAATAAGCGCTTTCGGGAGCAGGAGGAGCATTTCAGACGCACTAGCCAACGAGCTGGTATTAGCTGCAAACATGGACGTCAACAGTTACGCCGTGAAGAGGAAGAACGAGATAGAGCGAATGGCAAGGAGCGCCAAATAAGCTGATTCAGATGGTAAGGAAGGAGTACATAGTAGAGGAAATTACGAAGATAATGGGCAATACGGACCAGATACGTAACATAGCGATAATAGCGCACGTCCACCACGGCAAGACAACGCTTACGGATTCGCTCCTGGTAAAGGCAGGGCTCATATCCAAGACTGTTTCTGGGGATGTCCTCTACACCAATTACGAGGCCATAGAGAAGGACAGGAGGATGACCATAAAGTCTGCAAACATATCCCTCGGCTTCGAATACAAGGGCAAGGACTACATAATAAACCTGATAGATACGCCGGGGCACGTGGACTTCGGCGGGCACGTCACGAGGTCGATGAGGGCTGTTGACGGGGTTGTCCTGGTAGTCGATCCTGTGGAAGGGGTAATGCCGCAAACCGAAACGGTCCTCAGGCAGGCGCTCAAGGAAAAGGCAAAGCCGGTGCTGTTCGTGAA
This window of the Candidatus Micrarchaeota archaeon genome carries:
- the rpsG gene encoding 30S ribosomal protein S7, which produces MAEPNENIPAQQDEPKEEQKPKPKRARPSRQPRQQGEANANEATPHAAKRVLLFDKYEYNVEVQDLSLKNYINLKPLAYPSTYRRGSGKSFSKVNVNIVERLSNSMMRGGTGGKVSGHIIRTKGRLQGKKIKSIRIIEKAFETVAKQTGKNPLQVLVMALENSAPIEDTTRVVYGGIKSNVAVDISASRRLDIALRNIAMSAIISAFGSRRSISDALANELVLAANMDVNSYAVKRKNEIERMARSAK